The Thioalkalivibrio sulfidiphilus HL-EbGr7 genome includes a window with the following:
- a CDS encoding MFS transporter yields MQRASRKEIFGWAMFDFANQAYTLLIITVVFGDLFTRVIVGDADQGYRLGNLLWSVALAISYLAVVIAGPVCGAIMDFSAARKRFLFASYLMTVVTTALLYFVAPGYIWLGMLLIILSNFAYAIGESFIASFLPDLGPPESLGWISGFGWALGYVGGLVSTAFALLFLGEVSLENFDNVRWVGPFAAGFFLVTAIPTFLWLQERGRRRRLARGASYLWLGLRRVQATLATVGSHRDLAWLLVSVFFAMAGIYIIISFTFIYGAQVVGWDEQTRVIMFVVVQLTAAAGALGFGYLQDHIGAKLTYGISLTLWLLAVLLIFGTPQIAHWLTAVTGSSVEPQQVFLVVGSVAGLCLGSVQSAGRALVGQFAPRLKAAEFFGFWGLSSKLAAIVGLLGIGVLQAWVGLQAAILLCLLLFALALVAILPINEARGRAAALARPRPA; encoded by the coding sequence ATGCAGCGCGCGTCGCGGAAAGAGATCTTCGGCTGGGCGATGTTCGACTTCGCCAATCAGGCCTACACCCTGCTCATCATCACCGTGGTGTTCGGCGATCTGTTCACCCGGGTGATCGTGGGCGACGCGGATCAGGGCTACCGGCTGGGCAATCTGTTGTGGAGCGTGGCGCTGGCGATCAGTTATCTCGCGGTGGTGATCGCCGGCCCGGTGTGCGGCGCCATCATGGACTTCTCCGCCGCCCGCAAGCGCTTCCTGTTCGCCAGCTACCTGATGACTGTGGTCACCACGGCGCTGCTGTATTTCGTCGCCCCGGGCTACATCTGGCTGGGCATGCTGCTCATCATCCTGTCCAACTTCGCCTACGCCATCGGCGAATCCTTCATCGCCAGTTTTCTGCCCGACCTGGGCCCGCCGGAGAGCCTGGGCTGGATCTCCGGCTTCGGCTGGGCCCTGGGCTACGTGGGCGGTCTGGTGTCCACCGCCTTCGCGCTGCTGTTCCTGGGCGAGGTCAGCCTGGAGAACTTCGACAACGTGCGCTGGGTGGGGCCCTTCGCCGCAGGCTTCTTCCTGGTGACCGCCATCCCCACCTTCCTCTGGCTCCAGGAACGGGGTCGCCGTCGGCGCCTGGCGCGGGGTGCAAGTTATCTCTGGCTGGGGCTGCGCCGGGTACAGGCCACCCTGGCCACCGTGGGCAGTCACCGGGATCTGGCCTGGCTGCTGGTGTCGGTGTTCTTCGCCATGGCGGGCATCTACATCATCATCTCCTTCACCTTCATCTACGGCGCCCAGGTGGTGGGTTGGGACGAGCAGACCCGGGTGATCATGTTCGTGGTGGTGCAGCTCACCGCTGCCGCCGGCGCCCTGGGCTTCGGCTATCTGCAGGACCACATCGGCGCCAAGCTCACCTACGGGATCAGCCTCACGCTCTGGCTGCTGGCGGTGCTGCTGATCTTCGGCACACCGCAGATCGCCCACTGGCTCACGGCCGTGACCGGCAGCAGCGTCGAGCCCCAGCAGGTGTTCCTGGTGGTCGGTTCGGTGGCGGGCCTGTGCCTGGGCTCCGTGCAGTCCGCCGGACGCGCCCTGGTGGGCCAGTTCGCGCCCCGGCTCAAGGCGGCGGAGTTCTTCGGTTTCTGGGGGCTGTCCAGCAAGCTGGCGGCCATCGTCGGACTGCTGGGCATCGGCGTGCTGCAGGCCTGGGTGGGTCTGCAGGCGGCGATCCTGCTGTGTCTGCTACTCTTTGCCCTGGCCCTGGTGGCCATTCTGCCCATCAACGAGGCTCGCGGGCGGGCCGCCGCCCTCGCCAGGCCGCGGCCGGCCTGA
- a CDS encoding DUF6627 family protein — protein MIKNNYIRRVLVLLCIFALLGGTLSPAFASMIGTGELLATEQSLADRERLMATLSRDDVREQLATMGVDPAQAAERVARMTDAEVVALNERLDELPVGSASVLGVVLLLFIVFVITDVIGATDIFPFIRPAR, from the coding sequence ATGATCAAGAACAACTACATTCGACGTGTACTCGTCCTGCTCTGCATCTTCGCCCTGCTGGGCGGCACCCTGAGCCCCGCGTTTGCCAGCATGATCGGCACCGGCGAACTGCTCGCCACCGAACAGTCCCTGGCCGATCGTGAGCGCCTCATGGCCACCCTGTCCCGCGACGACGTGCGCGAGCAGCTCGCCACCATGGGTGTGGATCCCGCCCAGGCCGCCGAGCGTGTGGCGCGCATGACCGACGCGGAAGTGGTCGCCCTCAACGAGCGCCTCGACGAACTGCCGGTGGGCAGCGCCAGCGTGCTGGGCGTGGTGCTGCTGCTGTTCATCGTGTTCGTGATCACCGACGTGATCGGCGCCACGGACATCTTCCCGTTCATCCGTCCGGCGCGCTGA
- a CDS encoding efflux RND transporter periplasmic adaptor subunit yields the protein MSAPEIPRLSWPQRLIVTVVLVLLAVWIGLAGAERLSARFDPEPARAVPPPAVETLVVSEETAVVERVYRGSVESEGRARISARLTAQILQIPHREGALVRRGDVLARLDDEEIRRDAARLEAVADRLEGERATARREAARQEDLFRRNLTPERSLDDARQRVSTLEAQIRENAAALGLVQRRLTYAEERAPFDAQVQRVHASEGELAAAGQPLVELVALSSLKAVVQVPQVDARRLRPGMTVRLEVPALSRIWPARVDRVYPALDAGSRNATFAAFFPEDADGVRPGMAVQAHIALDHIEGAVRLPAQAVLGEGPERRVYVLEDGRARERLVQVAVARAGEYLITAGLEAGEQVIVTADPRLGDGLPVQAGEHPHR from the coding sequence ATGTCCGCCCCCGAGATACCCCGCCTGTCCTGGCCCCAGCGCCTGATCGTCACGGTCGTGCTCGTGCTGCTGGCCGTATGGATCGGGTTGGCAGGCGCCGAGCGCCTCTCGGCCCGATTCGACCCGGAACCCGCGCGTGCCGTGCCGCCGCCGGCCGTGGAGACGCTTGTCGTCTCGGAGGAGACGGCGGTTGTGGAGCGGGTCTATCGCGGTAGCGTGGAGTCCGAGGGGCGGGCGCGCATCTCGGCCCGGCTCACGGCCCAGATACTTCAGATCCCCCATCGTGAAGGCGCCCTCGTGCGCCGGGGGGACGTGCTTGCCCGTCTGGATGACGAGGAAATCAGGCGCGACGCGGCCCGTCTCGAGGCCGTGGCCGACCGCCTGGAAGGCGAACGGGCCACCGCCCGGCGTGAAGCCGCCCGCCAGGAGGATCTCTTCCGGCGCAACCTGACACCGGAGCGAAGCCTCGACGACGCCCGCCAGCGGGTAAGCACCCTGGAGGCCCAGATCCGCGAGAACGCGGCGGCGCTGGGCCTGGTGCAAAGGCGCCTGACCTACGCGGAGGAACGCGCCCCGTTCGACGCGCAGGTGCAGCGCGTCCACGCCAGCGAGGGCGAACTGGCCGCCGCGGGTCAGCCCCTGGTGGAACTGGTGGCACTCAGCAGCCTCAAGGCGGTGGTGCAGGTGCCGCAGGTGGATGCCCGCCGTCTGCGCCCGGGGATGACCGTGCGCCTGGAGGTCCCGGCCCTGAGCCGGATCTGGCCCGCCCGGGTGGACCGCGTCTACCCGGCCCTGGACGCCGGCAGCCGCAACGCGACTTTTGCCGCGTTCTTTCCCGAAGACGCGGATGGGGTGCGCCCCGGCATGGCCGTGCAGGCCCATATCGCGCTGGATCACATCGAGGGGGCCGTGCGCCTCCCGGCCCAGGCGGTGCTCGGTGAGGGGCCGGAGCGCCGGGTGTATGTGCTGGAGGACGGCCGCGCGCGGGAGCGCCTCGTGCAGGTGGCCGTGGCCCGCGCCGGCGAGTACCTGATCACCGCCGGGCTCGAGGCGGGTGAGCAGGTCATCGTCACCGCCGACCCGCGCCTTGGCGACGGCCTGCCCGTGCAGGCCGGCGAGCATCCCCACCGATGA
- a CDS encoding LysR family transcriptional regulator produces the protein MIEVRHLRMLQTLHEAGSLTGAARRMHLTQSAVSHQIKELESRLEVTLVARGQRPLRFTRAGLRLLGLAGEVLPALDEALADLRRLTQGDGGRLHIASECHSCLDWLLPKLRGWRSRYPGIDVDVALSASLDPLPGLLDGRLDLVLTPDRRELPGIAWTPLFSFAVVLISAPDHPLAGKPHVRATDLANETLLTYPVARERLDVFTRFLWPAGVEPARVRTAETTAMLVELAALGQGVTALPLWAVKHVVEAGDVAMVPLDPKGMEATLLAATPEENMALPHVVEFIKQLGEDTQG, from the coding sequence ATGATAGAAGTACGGCACCTTCGCATGCTCCAGACCCTGCACGAAGCGGGCAGCCTCACCGGTGCCGCCCGCCGCATGCACCTGACCCAGTCCGCCGTGTCCCACCAGATCAAGGAACTGGAGAGCCGGCTGGAGGTGACCCTGGTGGCACGCGGACAGCGTCCCCTGCGCTTCACCCGGGCCGGGCTCAGGCTGCTGGGACTGGCCGGAGAAGTCCTGCCCGCACTGGATGAAGCCCTCGCGGACCTGCGCAGGCTGACCCAGGGCGACGGGGGGCGACTGCACATCGCCAGCGAATGCCACAGCTGCCTGGACTGGCTGCTGCCCAAGCTGCGCGGGTGGCGCAGCCGCTACCCGGGCATCGACGTGGACGTGGCCCTCTCGGCGAGCCTCGATCCCCTGCCCGGACTGCTGGACGGACGCCTGGACCTGGTCCTGACGCCGGACCGCCGGGAGCTGCCGGGCATCGCCTGGACACCACTGTTCAGCTTTGCCGTGGTGCTGATATCGGCGCCGGATCATCCGCTGGCGGGCAAACCACATGTGCGGGCCACGGACCTGGCGAACGAGACCCTGCTCACGTATCCGGTGGCGCGGGAACGACTGGATGTGTTCACCCGTTTCCTCTGGCCGGCGGGGGTTGAGCCCGCCCGGGTGCGCACCGCGGAGACCACCGCCATGCTGGTGGAGCTGGCGGCCCTCGGGCAAGGCGTGACGGCGTTGCCCCTGTGGGCGGTGAAGCACGTGGTGGAGGCGGGTGACGTGGCCATGGTTCCTCTGGACCCGAAGGGCATGGAAGCCACGTTGCTTGCGGCCACACCAGAAGAAAACATGGCGCTGCCCCACGTGGTGGAGTTCATCAAGCAACTCGGGGAGGACACTCAGGGATAA
- the coaD gene encoding pantetheine-phosphate adenylyltransferase has product MQVIAVYPGTFDPITNGHTDIVRRATRLFDRVVVAVAASPAKQPFFNLDERVGLARDALSGLGNVEVTGFSGLLAKFMREQQAQVILRGLRAVSDFEHEFQLAGMNRHLAPELETLFLTPAEEFAYVSSSLVREIAALGGDVSHFVSGPVVAALKARMG; this is encoded by the coding sequence ATGCAAGTCATCGCCGTCTATCCCGGGACCTTCGATCCCATCACCAACGGACACACGGACATCGTGCGCCGGGCGACCCGCCTGTTCGACCGGGTGGTGGTGGCGGTGGCGGCCAGCCCCGCCAAGCAGCCCTTCTTCAACCTGGACGAGCGGGTGGGGCTGGCCCGGGATGCCCTGTCCGGCCTGGGCAACGTGGAGGTGACGGGCTTCAGCGGCCTGCTGGCGAAGTTCATGCGCGAGCAGCAGGCCCAGGTGATCCTGCGCGGCCTGCGCGCGGTCTCCGACTTCGAGCACGAGTTCCAGCTGGCCGGCATGAACCGCCACCTGGCCCCGGAGCTGGAGACCCTGTTCCTCACCCCCGCCGAGGAGTTCGCCTATGTCTCCTCAAGCCTGGTGCGGGAAATTGCCGCGCTGGGCGGCGATGTCTCACACTTCGTCTCAGGACCGGTCGTGGCTGCGCTCAAGGCGCGCATGGGATAA
- a CDS encoding TetR/AcrR family transcriptional regulator, with amino-acid sequence MRKSGEERREEIVQAVLDLAAERGVGQVTAQAIADRVGIAQPTVFRHFKTRDAILRAALEWIGKGVLTVLTPIFAGSGPADERLRQLLSRQLQFISQRRGLPRLLFSERLHMEDPELKAVVRRIMETYTGRVRSLLDEGVDEGKFRPDLDTEETARLITALVQGLVMRWSISDFEFPLEAQGDTLWRLLEPALEARWTP; translated from the coding sequence ATGCGCAAATCCGGCGAGGAACGGCGGGAAGAGATCGTCCAGGCGGTGCTGGATCTTGCTGCCGAGCGGGGCGTGGGGCAGGTGACCGCCCAGGCTATCGCGGACCGGGTGGGCATCGCCCAGCCCACGGTCTTCCGCCACTTCAAGACCCGCGACGCCATCCTCCGGGCCGCCCTGGAGTGGATCGGCAAGGGGGTGCTCACCGTGCTGACGCCCATCTTCGCCGGATCCGGTCCGGCCGACGAGCGCCTGCGCCAGCTCCTCTCGCGGCAGTTGCAGTTCATCAGCCAGCGCAGGGGGCTGCCGCGCCTGCTGTTTTCGGAACGCCTGCACATGGAGGACCCGGAACTCAAGGCCGTCGTGCGGCGGATCATGGAGACCTACACGGGGCGGGTCAGGTCACTGCTGGATGAGGGCGTGGACGAAGGCAAGTTCCGCCCCGACCTGGATACGGAAGAGACGGCCCGGCTCATCACCGCCCTGGTGCAGGGACTGGTGATGCGCTGGTCCATCAGCGACTTCGAGTTCCCCCTGGAGGCCCAGGGCGACACCCTGTGGCGGCTGTTGGAGCCGGCGCTCGAGGCGCGCTGGACACCCTGA
- a CDS encoding efflux RND transporter permease subunit — MNWPEWVLHQRHTVIALLVGALVLGVQARFQLPVQLFPDTDPPTVTVITEYPGMAATDVDADLTRLLEEEFASLDGVTRISGTSQAGLSVVRVEFDYGMLATLAAVDVQNAVGRVRRDLPGTIGEPRVLEFSTADKPIVTVALRSDTLDLADVREVADNAVRERLERVPGVAAVDIIGAHRRELHVALEPDRAESLGVDLEQVVAALDAWNLVAPGGRVRHGALESVIRFDAPIDSAETAERIVLRSDAAGQVRLGDVATVSLAPGEIRNAYRFDGLPAIAVQVLRRDDANTVEVAARVREVLEALRAEHPALEIVVADDDSVFTERVITDMTRTVLVAVALTMAVVLVFLADLRQAAIIALSIPAAFLATFALMQAAGLDLNMVTMSALILAIGLLVDDGIVVLENIHRHLELPDTSARSAVVNGVGEILSAKLGGSLTTLGVLVPLMFMGSFIGELFRPLAMTLAFALASSFVMAVTLVPLLGVWWLRPGRPQAPNRLVVWLGRAGGAVRVNYLAGLGLALRRPVTILVTSVLLLAASLGMLRMVGSEMMPRFDSGSFRVVVDLVPGATLEETVRAVARAEDVLVGREHTLTVSTRAGHEAGARAMGDRGAMSVNQAEITVNLVPRTEREADQWQIMDQVRQVLEQTPGVMLGVPREMGGTARASTSAPIVVRVSGESPTMLDRTAQALLDHLRGVPGMTDLYKDWALDTPELRVRLDHERVAELGLTGAQVARAVHRAMDGAVATRFRQPPLRDLDVVVRYAEPHRLHLEDLENVTLVTPAGPVPLREVATLEHDLGPRVLTREDGQRTLDVLGYHLGRPLSEVVADVEARLATFEAHDGYRVFLVGEQADFDEARAHMLRALVLAALAVYLLLVVQFGSFAHPLTVMSAIPLQFIGVTAALLVAGKYISMPALLGIILLIGIVVNNSIILLDLTRRRMAEGLEIHAAVTEAVDTRMRPIMMTALSTVAGMFPLALEMAVGAERFSPIATVIIGGILAATVLTLVVIPALFVVMERGGRRRRLAG, encoded by the coding sequence ATGAACTGGCCCGAGTGGGTCCTGCACCAGCGCCACACGGTGATCGCGCTGCTGGTCGGCGCCCTGGTGCTGGGCGTGCAGGCCCGTTTCCAGTTGCCCGTGCAGCTCTTCCCGGACACGGACCCGCCCACGGTCACGGTGATCACCGAGTATCCGGGCATGGCGGCGACGGACGTGGACGCGGACCTCACCCGCCTGCTGGAGGAGGAGTTCGCGAGCCTAGACGGTGTCACGCGCATCTCCGGCACCAGCCAGGCGGGGCTTTCGGTGGTGCGGGTGGAGTTCGACTACGGCATGCTGGCGACGCTGGCGGCCGTGGATGTGCAGAACGCCGTGGGGCGCGTGCGCCGGGACCTGCCCGGGACCATCGGCGAGCCGCGGGTGCTGGAATTCTCCACCGCCGACAAGCCCATCGTCACCGTCGCCCTGCGAAGCGACACGCTAGATCTCGCGGACGTGCGCGAGGTGGCGGACAACGCCGTGCGCGAGCGCCTGGAGCGGGTGCCCGGCGTGGCGGCGGTGGATATCATCGGCGCCCACAGGCGCGAACTGCACGTGGCCCTGGAGCCGGACCGTGCCGAGTCCCTGGGTGTGGACCTGGAGCAGGTGGTGGCCGCGCTCGATGCCTGGAACCTGGTCGCCCCCGGCGGGCGTGTGCGTCACGGGGCGCTGGAGAGCGTGATCCGTTTCGACGCCCCCATTGATTCGGCCGAGACCGCCGAGCGCATCGTGCTGCGCTCCGATGCCGCCGGGCAGGTGCGCCTGGGCGACGTGGCTACGGTCAGCCTCGCGCCGGGCGAGATCCGCAACGCCTATCGCTTCGACGGCCTTCCTGCCATCGCTGTGCAGGTGCTGCGCCGGGACGACGCCAACACGGTGGAGGTGGCCGCGCGGGTGCGCGAGGTGCTGGAGGCGCTGCGGGCCGAGCATCCGGCGCTGGAGATCGTCGTCGCCGATGATGACTCCGTGTTCACCGAACGGGTCATCACCGACATGACCCGCACCGTGCTCGTGGCCGTGGCGCTCACCATGGCCGTGGTGCTGGTCTTTCTCGCGGATCTTCGCCAGGCAGCGATCATCGCCCTGTCCATCCCCGCCGCCTTTCTCGCCACCTTCGCTCTCATGCAGGCGGCGGGGCTCGACCTCAACATGGTCACCATGTCAGCGCTCATCCTCGCCATCGGCCTGCTGGTGGACGACGGCATCGTGGTGCTGGAGAACATCCACCGGCATCTCGAACTGCCCGACACCAGCGCGCGCAGCGCCGTGGTCAACGGCGTCGGCGAGATCCTCTCCGCCAAGCTCGGCGGTTCGCTCACGACCCTGGGCGTGCTGGTGCCGCTGATGTTCATGGGCAGTTTCATCGGCGAACTGTTCCGGCCGCTCGCCATGACGCTTGCCTTCGCGCTCGCCTCGTCGTTCGTCATGGCCGTGACCCTGGTGCCGCTGCTCGGCGTGTGGTGGCTCAGGCCCGGCCGCCCGCAGGCGCCCAACCGGCTCGTGGTGTGGCTTGGCCGCGCGGGCGGCGCAGTGCGCGTCAACTACCTGGCCGGCCTGGGGCTCGCCCTGCGCCGGCCGGTGACGATCCTGGTGACGTCGGTGCTTCTGCTCGCGGCAAGCCTCGGCATGCTGCGCATGGTGGGCAGCGAGATGATGCCGCGCTTCGACTCGGGCAGCTTCCGGGTGGTGGTGGATCTGGTGCCGGGCGCAACGCTGGAGGAGACCGTGCGTGCCGTCGCCCGCGCTGAGGACGTGCTGGTGGGTCGCGAGCATACGCTCACGGTGAGCACCCGCGCGGGCCACGAGGCCGGTGCGCGCGCGATGGGGGATCGCGGCGCCATGTCGGTCAACCAGGCCGAGATCACCGTCAACCTGGTCCCGCGCACCGAGCGCGAGGCCGACCAGTGGCAGATCATGGACCAGGTGCGCCAGGTCCTGGAGCAAACCCCCGGCGTGATGCTGGGCGTGCCGCGAGAGATGGGTGGCACGGCGCGCGCCAGCACCTCGGCCCCCATCGTTGTGCGCGTCTCGGGCGAGTCTCCGACCATGCTCGATCGCACCGCCCAGGCCCTGCTGGATCACCTGCGCGGCGTTCCCGGCATGACCGACCTTTACAAGGACTGGGCCCTGGACACCCCGGAACTGCGCGTGCGCCTGGATCACGAGCGTGTCGCCGAACTGGGCCTGACCGGCGCCCAGGTAGCCCGGGCCGTGCACCGGGCCATGGACGGCGCCGTGGCCACCCGCTTCCGCCAGCCACCGCTCAGGGACCTGGACGTGGTGGTGCGTTATGCCGAGCCTCACCGCCTGCACCTGGAGGACCTGGAGAACGTCACCCTCGTCACGCCCGCGGGCCCGGTCCCCCTGCGCGAAGTGGCCACACTCGAACACGATCTCGGCCCGCGGGTGCTCACCCGGGAGGACGGCCAGCGCACGCTGGACGTGCTCGGCTATCACCTGGGCCGGCCGCTCTCCGAGGTGGTGGCCGACGTGGAGGCGCGCCTCGCCACCTTCGAGGCCCACGACGGCTACCGGGTGTTCCTGGTGGGCGAGCAGGCCGACTTCGACGAGGCCCGCGCCCACATGCTCCGCGCCCTGGTGCTGGCCGCACTGGCGGTCTACCTGCTGCTGGTGGTGCAGTTCGGCAGTTTCGCGCATCCGCTCACGGTGATGAGCGCCATCCCGCTGCAGTTTATCGGCGTCACGGCCGCGCTGCTGGTGGCGGGCAAGTACATCTCCATGCCCGCGCTGCTTGGCATCATCCTGCTCATCGGCATCGTGGTGAACAACAGCATCATCCTGCTCGACCTCACCCGCCGCCGCATGGCCGAGGGCCTGGAGATCCATGCCGCCGTCACCGAGGCCGTGGACACCCGCATGCGTCCCATCATGATGACCGCGCTGTCGACGGTCGCCGGCATGTTCCCGCTCGCGTTGGAGATGGCCGTGGGTGCCGAGCGATTCTCACCGATTGCCACGGTGATCATTGGCGGCATCCTCGCTGCCACGGTGCTCACCCTGGTGGTGATCCCGGCGTTGTTCGTGGTGATGGAGCGCGGAGGCAGGCGCCGTAGGTTGGCGGGCTGA
- the ggt gene encoding gamma-glutamyltransferase: MGPLSRLARSVALTAGRPSGQQHAAGRTLRRRPEGRPTILLALILLLFAGVASATERPGVHAIASAHPLATAAGHEVLERGGNAFDAAIAVTAALGVVEPYGSGIGGGGFFLLHRAKDGFQTMLDGRETAPGAAHRDMYLDAQGDVIPNLSVDGPLSAGIPGTPAALVHLAERYGALPLADSLAPAVRLARDGFPVDAVYRRMANFRLPALNAHPEAARVLLYNGRVPAEGTIIRQPDLADTLERLGREGFEGFYGGELAERLVQGVREAGGIWTLEDLANYRVVEREPVRGEYRGYRITAASPPSSGGVALISILNQLSHYDLTALDRVTRTHLMVEAMRRAYRDRAEYLGDPDFVDMPLARLLSPDYAAGLRATIHPERATPSELLPVVLEPAPESEQTSHFSVLDAEGNRVAATITINYPFGSGFMPPGTGVLLNDEMDDFSAKPGVPNVYGLVGAEANAIAPNKRMLSSMTPAFVENDARLAILGTPGGSRIITMVLLGAMEFMEGGEAQAIVSLPRFHHQYLPDEIQFEVDAFDAATLQGLQSRGHSLAPQARRFGNMQAIVWDRRSGDVSAASDPRGIGEARKREINGQD, translated from the coding sequence ATGGGCCCCTTGTCACGTCTGGCGCGCAGCGTCGCGCTCACCGCAGGTCGGCCTTCAGGCCAACAACACGCTGCGGGTCGGACACTGCGCCGTCGGCCTGAAGGCCGACCCACGATCCTGCTCGCACTCATCCTGCTGCTGTTCGCGGGTGTCGCGTCGGCCACCGAGCGCCCCGGCGTCCACGCTATCGCCTCGGCCCACCCGCTGGCCACGGCGGCGGGCCACGAGGTGCTGGAACGGGGCGGCAACGCCTTCGACGCCGCCATCGCGGTGACCGCCGCCCTGGGTGTGGTGGAACCCTACGGCTCCGGCATCGGCGGCGGCGGGTTCTTCCTGCTGCACCGCGCCAAAGACGGTTTCCAGACCATGCTGGACGGCCGGGAGACCGCCCCCGGCGCCGCCCACCGGGACATGTACCTGGATGCGCAGGGTGATGTGATCCCGAACCTCTCCGTGGACGGCCCCCTGTCCGCCGGTATCCCCGGCACGCCCGCGGCCCTGGTGCACCTGGCCGAGCGCTACGGCGCCCTGCCGCTCGCGGATTCCCTGGCCCCCGCCGTGCGCCTGGCCCGGGACGGCTTCCCCGTGGACGCCGTGTACCGGCGCATGGCCAACTTCCGCCTGCCGGCCCTGAACGCCCATCCCGAGGCGGCCCGGGTGCTGCTGTACAACGGGCGCGTGCCCGCGGAAGGCACGATCATCCGCCAGCCGGACCTGGCCGATACCCTGGAGCGTCTGGGCCGGGAAGGCTTCGAGGGATTCTATGGTGGTGAACTGGCCGAGCGCCTGGTGCAGGGCGTGCGCGAGGCCGGCGGCATCTGGACCCTGGAGGACCTGGCGAACTACCGCGTGGTGGAGCGCGAACCGGTGCGCGGCGAGTACCGGGGCTACCGCATCACCGCCGCCTCTCCGCCGTCCTCCGGCGGCGTGGCCCTGATCAGCATCCTCAACCAGCTGTCCCACTACGACCTGACCGCGCTGGACCGCGTCACCCGCACCCACCTGATGGTGGAGGCCATGCGCCGTGCCTACCGGGACCGGGCCGAGTACCTGGGCGATCCCGACTTCGTGGACATGCCCCTGGCCCGTCTGCTGAGCCCCGACTACGCGGCCGGCCTGCGCGCCACCATCCACCCGGAGCGCGCCACCCCCAGCGAGCTGCTGCCCGTGGTGCTGGAGCCGGCGCCGGAGAGCGAGCAGACCAGCCACTTCTCCGTGCTGGATGCCGAGGGCAACCGGGTGGCGGCCACCATCACTATCAACTACCCCTTCGGCTCCGGCTTCATGCCGCCCGGCACCGGCGTGCTGCTCAACGACGAAATGGACGACTTCTCCGCCAAGCCCGGCGTACCCAACGTCTACGGCCTGGTGGGCGCCGAGGCCAACGCCATCGCGCCGAACAAGCGCATGCTCTCCAGCATGACGCCGGCCTTCGTGGAAAACGACGCGCGCCTCGCCATCCTGGGCACCCCCGGCGGAAGCCGCATCATCACCATGGTGCTGCTGGGCGCGATGGAGTTCATGGAAGGCGGAGAGGCTCAGGCCATCGTGTCGCTGCCCCGTTTCCATCACCAGTACCTGCCGGACGAGATCCAGTTCGAGGTGGATGCCTTCGACGCCGCAACCCTGCAAGGTCTCCAGTCCCGAGGCCACAGCCTCGCCCCCCAGGCGCGGCGCTTCGGCAACATGCAGGCCATCGTGTGGGATCGGCGCTCCGGTGATGTGAGCGCCGCCTCGGATCCGCGGGGGATCGGCGAGGCGCGGAAACGGGAAATTAATGGGCAGGATTAG
- a CDS encoding YfhL family 4Fe-4S dicluster ferredoxin, translating to MALMITDECINCDVCEPECPNGAISPGDEIYVIDPALCTECVGHYDTPQCVEVCPVDCIPKDPDMVESKEALMAKYEQLMALKA from the coding sequence ATGGCCCTGATGATCACCGACGAATGCATCAACTGCGATGTGTGCGAGCCCGAGTGCCCCAACGGCGCCATTTCTCCCGGTGACGAGATCTACGTCATCGACCCGGCCCTGTGCACCGAGTGCGTGGGCCACTACGACACCCCCCAGTGCGTGGAGGTCTGCCCCGTGGACTGCATCCCCAAGGATCCGGACATGGTGGAGAGCAAGGAGGCACTGATGGCCAAGTACGAACAGCTGATGGCCCTGAAGGCCTGA
- a CDS encoding cytochrome c, producing the protein MSLSNTVRRAALALVAVSWIAGAAAQEGPTFKVIMQGLAEDMNHLNTAIFAEDFEAIERYASAIAHHPRPSPAERQRLMDAVGPRMELFQSIDRSVHGGAGEMADAARVGDMDGVLRYHAKVMQGCVTCHSAFRDQLTRAPNP; encoded by the coding sequence ATGAGTCTGTCGAACACCGTACGCCGTGCCGCGCTCGCCCTTGTCGCCGTCTCGTGGATCGCCGGCGCCGCTGCCCAGGAGGGGCCGACCTTCAAGGTGATCATGCAGGGGCTCGCCGAGGACATGAACCACCTCAACACCGCCATCTTCGCCGAGGACTTCGAGGCCATCGAGCGTTACGCGTCCGCCATCGCCCATCATCCCCGGCCGTCCCCCGCGGAGCGCCAGCGGCTCATGGACGCCGTGGGTCCCCGTATGGAGTTGTTCCAGTCCATCGACCGTTCCGTGCATGGCGGTGCCGGTGAGATGGCGGACGCGGCCCGGGTGGGGGACATGGACGGCGTGCTGCGCTATCACGCCAAAGTAATGCAGGGGTGCGTGACCTGCCACTCGGCCTTCCGCGACCAGTTAACCCGCGCACCGAACCCCTGA